One window from the genome of Populus alba chromosome 15, ASM523922v2, whole genome shotgun sequence encodes:
- the LOC118052009 gene encoding polyamine oxidase 1, with amino-acid sequence MKKLLGMVLVLLLFHSFLSLASASQTPTVIIIGAGMSGISAAKTLHDAGIRDILILEATNRIGGRVMKTQFSGYAVEMGANWLFGGGPVHNPVLEMAKKVKLKTSLNDYDNLTSNTYKQDGGLYPKKLVEAVDKVAVARDDFCAEFSTLLTKKVKKDVDISILAGQRLFKQEPKTPLEMVVDYYHNDYEDGEPPKMTSLKHTYPRNEFVDHGEDPYFVADPRGFEIVVQYLAKQFLSSLKGDPRLKLNKVVREIIYSKNGVAVKTEDGSIYKAKYVIVSVSVGVLQTDLIDFRPKLPLWKRLAISDFSMTIYTKIFLKFPYKFWPTGPGTEFFLYTHARRGYYPLWQHLENEYPGSNILFVTVTAEESRRVEQLSDQEVEAEVMVVLKTLFGNKIPKPEDVLVPRWGLNRFYKGSYSNWPDKYDQNRHDQLGDPVGPVYFTGEHNSNKYIGYVTGAYFTGIDTANDLLGCMKNQTCRGYNSQHL; translated from the exons ATGAAGAAGCTCTTGGGAATGGTGCTTGTCCTCCTTCTTTTCCATTCCTTCCTCTCTTTGGCTTCGGCCTCGCAAACTCCTACCGTCATTATCATTGGAGCTGGAATGTCAG GAATTTCAGCAGCAAAAACACTTCATGATGCTGGCATACGTGATATCTTGATACTAGAAGCAACAAACAGGATTGGCGGCCGTGTGATGAAGACCCAATTTAGTGGATATGCAGTAGAAATGGGTGCCAACTGGCTTTTTGGTGGGGGGCCTGTTCATAATCCTGTATTGGAAATGGCCAAGAAAGTCAAGCTCAAAACCTCCCTTAATGACTATGATAATCTTACATCAAATACCTATAAACAAGA TGGTGGCCTATACCCAAAAAAATTGGTGGAGGCTGTGGACAAAGTTGCTGTAGCCAGGGATGACTTCTGTGCAGAGTTCTCGACCCTTCTTACAAAAAAAGTCAAGAAGGATGTTGACATCTCAATATTGGCGGGGCAGCGTCTATTCAAACA GGAGCCGAAAACCCCACTAGAAATGGTGGTAGACTACTACCACAATGACTACGAAGATGGAGAACCACCAAAAATGACAAGTTTGAAGCACACATACCCCCGGAATGAGTTCGTCGACCATGGAGAGGATCCGTACTTTGTAGCAGATCCCAGGGGTTTTGAGATTGTAGTACAATATCTTGCTAAGCAGTTCTTGTCTTCTTTGAAGGGCGACCCCAGACTCAAGCTAAATAAG GTAGTTAGAGAGATAATATACTCGAAGAATGGAGTTGCAGTCAAAACTGAAGATGGTTCCATTTACAAAGCTAAGTATGTTATTGTCTCTGTAAGCGTTGGAGTCCTCCAAACTGACCTCATTGATTTCAGGCCTAAGTTACCT CTATGGAAAAGGCTTGCAATATCCGATTTTAGCATGACCATTTACACCAAGATATTCCTAAAATTTCCTTACAAGTTCTGGCCAACTGGTCCTGGAACTGAGTTCTTCCTTTACACGCATGCCAGGCGCGGGTACTATCCACTTTGGCAG CATCTAGAGAATGAATATCCAGGATCGAACATTTTGTTTGTGACTGTAACCGCTGAAGAATCAAGAAGGGTAGAGCAATTATCAGACCAGGAAGTTGAAGCAGAGGTCATGGTTGTCCTGAAAACGTTGTTCGGTAACAAAATTCCTAAGCCAGAAGACGTACTTGTACCTAGATGGGGCTTAAACAGATTCTACAAGGGCAGCTATTCCAATTGGCCTGACAAGTACGACCAAAACCGCCACGACCAGTTAGGG GATCCTGTTGGTCCAGTTTACTTCACCGGGGAGCATAATAGCAACAAATACATAGGATATGTCACTGGTGCTTACTTTACAG GTATTGACACAGCAAACGATTTGCTCGGATGCATGAAGAACCAAACTTGCAGAGGCTATAATAGCCAGCATTTGTAA